DNA from Gracilinanus agilis isolate LMUSP501 chromosome 3, AgileGrace, whole genome shotgun sequence:
CTGAAAGGAGGACACCTGGGTTCCTAGGTGGGCTGGGGAGTTTCTTGCCAGCTGCCCAGGGAAACCGACCCAACCACTTTCCCAGGGCTCTCAGGATCCCCTTGGAAACAGGGCATGTGTTGGGGGAGGTGAGAAGGAGGATGagggtggagaaaaggagaaaggtgaGTCAGAGCTGGTGTGGAGAGGTGTGGGGCCTGGGTCTGGCCCACGGCCCAGGACTGgcagagggaggaagggctcAGTAGAGGGCCCTCGCTCTCAGTAGGGGGAATTGCCTAGAAAACAGTAGAGGGGACATCCTAAGGATGGAGAGAGTACGGAAGGAGAGCAACGAACTGTGCCCACAGACTGTATTTGCTTGTAGGTGGCCAAAAGGTTCAGTGTTGGTCTCTGCCCAAGATTGTGGCGGTCATCGCAGGGGGCATCCTGCTCCTGGCGGGGATTGGAGCAGCTTCTTGGGCCATTGGTGAGAGACAGACaccttcccctcccacccctcccatcCCCTTATCCTTCCCCATGCTTCCCATTCTGCCAgccccttcctcatctctgtcctTTTCACAGTGACTGTGTTGATGAGGAGTGACCAGGAGGTGCTATACCCGGGTGAGTGTACCCTAGACTTCCTTCTACTATGTGCCCATCAAACATGGAACCCCCATTGGCTCCCACCCCTGCACATAGCTCTTATCATCTCACTAGCAGGCAGGCAGCCATGTAGACCCAGGGGAGACCCTGAGGGTCCTACAGGAGGATTCGAAAGGAAGAGCCCCTCTTGGGCAACTCCCGGGTCaaggaggagccagagaaggactAGAGAACACTTAGAATAACCACCCCTTCTCTCCATAGCACGCTTTAGAGTTTCTCAGTCCCTTTCACATGTATTATGTCGTTTGATGCTTAGAACAGTCCCGTGAGAGACACAGGACAGATGTGCTCTCGTGCCCCTTTTACAGGCGAGGAACTAGAGGTCCCAAGTGACTCGGTCTTGGTAGAGCGAGCGGATGAAGGAGCTGGAATTCACACTCGGGTCTTCTGACCCTTAAGCCCCGGCTTCTTTCTCCAAGGACAACCAGTTTCTCAAATCCAAGCGAAAACTTAGCAGTAGTATCTTGGggtaaaaaagggaggaaaggacaCAAGGGAAgggctagagcaggggttggcaacctctttggctgtgagagccataaacgccacatgttttaaaatgtaatttcgtgagagccgtacagtgctcacagtgtggctcctgtaacagtgcctgaaaaaaaatggactttatggctcctgcagaaagagccatacgttgctgacccctgggctagaggCAGGGCTGGGCTTTCTTAAGAGGTGAACAAGCCCTGAGCCTTGGGCCAGCTGGAAcaagatgaaaggagaaagaaatgtagAGACCAGAGGAGGCAGGGCATGGACCAGGCTGAGGAACTTGGATCAAATctaattcaaaataaatgaagagagCGATGGAGACAGCATAAGCATAGGTGAGATGGCTGGCctgggaatcaagaagacctgagttcaagtcctgcctctggcacatgTTAACTGTGTGGCCATAtaagactctttgtgacctcatttgaggttttcttggcagatattagaatgtcttgccatttccttctctagctcattttataaaagaggaaaccgaggcaaatagggtaaagtgacttgcttagggtcacacagctagaaagtatctgagatctgaTTTTTATGACCCATTTCAGggtttcctggcaaagatcctggcatggtttgccatttcctcctcctccttcttctccttctcctccttctcctcctcctcctccttcttcttcttctttttttttttaaacccttaccttctgtcttagagtcaatactgtgtattggcttcaaggcagaagactggtaagggtaggcaacgggggtcaagtgacttgcccagggtcacatagctgggaagtgtctgaggccagatttgaacccaggacctcccgtctctaggcctggctcacaatccactgagctacccagctgcccctgccatttccttctttagctcattttacaaaagaggaaactgaggcaaacagggagaagtgccttgcccagggtcacacaactagtgtggccagatttgaactcatgaagttaagtctttctgattttaggcctggtgctctgtgcaATATGGCACCATCTAGCTACCCGTGCGTGACTCTAGGGGAGCCATTTAACCCCTCGATGTCCCTAGGCAACTCTCAAAGCAGCATTGGGAGTTAGTTGCCTATTCCAATGAAATATGTCCAGCCTGAGCAGAGATGTGAAGGCCTTGGAgtcaaggaagagaagaatgaggACATCCAAGTtgtcaaatgaagaaaaagagccCACCCCAATTCTTCTAAACCTTCCCATTGCTAAGCGAGCCAAACATGATGATTATTAGAAAGGACAACAAGCTCTCCATAATGTAGTTTATATACTCAATGAATAAAATGACTTTCAGTCTGTAGACTTTTCCTTACAAAGTCCATGTATTTCAATACAGTAGTGGGTCCCCCTTGACACACCAATAGGATAAGGGTGGGATAGTTGTCTTATGATCATAAGATGACAGAGTTAGAGAGGCAGGGTAGGggggttcaatggatagagtgccaggccttgagatgggagatcctgagttcaaatatggccttagacatatcctagctatgtgaccctgggcaagtcaccaattgcctagcccttatggctcttctgcctttgaactgagaCTTGGtacaattctaaaatagaaagtaagtttCAAACAAATAAGAGGACAGATTTGGAGCTCCAAAGCCCTTCctgaaggggaaactgaggctcagaaatgggaaatgactttcctagggtcatacaggtagaaagTGGCAGACTTGAAATTTGGATCCATGTCCTCTGCcctttagatcattctttttctATTGTGTTCACCTCTTTAGAATGTCCAGAAATGAAGAGGGTGTGCCCACCGAGCCAAAGATAGTCCTAGGTTAGCCAGGCTGCCCAGCTAATGCCCTAGCACTGTTAGGGCACAGATTGCCTGGCATAGGGCCAAGGGCAGCCCGAGGCAGGTCATTCCTGGAGATCTGGGAGGCTTTGATTTAGCCTGTGGGAGCTATTGGCCTCCCAGCTTGTTCTTGCTGAGCGAATCCCAAGATCTCGACACACCCTTTAATCACCAGGCCTGttgcccttccctcccccccaccttctGCTCCCACAGTACAGGTGAGTCCGGCAGACCTGCGGCTTACTGTGTTTGACGGAACCGAGGGCACATGGCGGCTGCTCTGCTCCTCCAGGGCCAATTCCAGGGTGGCAAGTCTGAGTTGTGAGGAGATGGGCTTCATCAGGTACCATTGAGTAGGGGTGGGAGTCGTGAGGGGAGGAGACCGAGGCCAGGGGAGAACTGGTCTGCTGTTCCCGACCCCTCTGCCTCACAGGTCTCTGACCCACTCGGAGTTGGACGTCCGGGTATTTGGAACAAATGGCACATTGGGCTACTTCTGTGTGGATGAGGAGAGGCTCCCCTATGCTCGAAGGCTGTCGGAAGTCATCTCTGTATGGTAAGAAGGAAgtgggtgggggcagctaggaggctcagtgaatggagagccaaacctagagaagggaggtcctgggttcaaatatgacctcagacacttcctagctaggtgaccctgggcaagtcacttaacccccattgcctatcccttagcattcttctgctttggaagcaatactcagtattgattttagcacagaaggtaagggtttaaaaaaaaaaaaaaagaaggaagggtaCTACATTTCCAGCTGATAAGCACAAATACACAGATATAGCTATCAAATACACAGATATAGCTATCAACCCACAGGTCCATTTAAACCAATGCTTGCAGACAAAGTTAGGTCCACAGGTTTTATACCCCTGTATTCTTGTTTCTCTCCTGACTATCCCTACTATGGCTCCTCccttcattatcatcatcagaACAGCCTGTCCTTTTTAaacagtatctcatttgatcctcatactaccccttaggaggtaggtgccattattattcccattccacagatgaggaaactgaggaacatagaggttaaatgacttgcccaggcttactCAGCCAgcgttaagtgtctgaggcaagatttgaatttaggaagactcTAGACCCCAAGTCCAATGCTCCTATAACAACCTAAAGGAGTCATGGGAAAGTAGATTGAAAGCTGGTctgggaggcaggaagacctggcaTCAAGGCCTGggtctgacatatactggctgcgTGCCTCTGGGCAAGCTGCTTAACTGCTCAATGGCCtgggcatctctctctctcttcccctctccttctctctgtctctgtctctctgtctctgtctctgtctctctctcctccctcctctctgtctctctcaacaTTAGGTTGCAGAGAGGTTGCCCATCTCATAAAGGTAGAACTTTTCTCCCTGGGAGCTCCTGCTGCTGATGGAATAACAGGCCTGGCCAGGCAAGCACTCCAAACCTCAGTTATTCCCATTGGTGATGATCttatcccctcccatagccttGTCTCCCTTTTAGAAAGATGGTTCCCACATCTGCAGGGGATCACAGGACAAAGAGTTACAAGCATCCTTAGATATCAGCTGGgcatcttcattttgcagatgaggacactgaggctcaaagaggctGTCAAATGAGGCAAGGCCAAGATCCCAGACCTTCTAACATCAACTTTGACTTCTCTCCTCAACTCTGGCCTGTGGGCTGGAGCATAAGATACTTGAGGTGGAGTCACAGAGAATGGCCTACTTGCTTGCTGTTGCTCAAACTTATTCTCATTCTTTCCTGCCTCTGCCCTTTTGCTCTTTTGCCCTCTGTTCCCAGGGATACCTTTCCCTCCTGCCCACCCAAATCTCCCTGGTCAGGAAATGAACCATCCTTCCCCTAAACTAGCATTTTGcttgtctctctcctctgctcttctcatttttattgtattaatcTTTGCATGTATGTTCTCTCCTCTACTAGACTgtcatctcattaaaaaaaattaaaatccttaccttccttcttaaaattaataatactaagtattggttccaaggcagaagggcagtaagggctaggcaataattggccttaaatgacttgtccagggtcacacagctaagaagtgcctgaggtcagttttgaatccaggacctcccatacctaggtctggttctctagcCACTTATTCAGTCCTCTTCTTGACTACAGGGATTATTTTTTACTCATCTTTTTTATCCTCCTCAATGACTAATTCATACCAgatgcttaaaataaaatttaatgacaCATGCATACGCATACACACAATGCATAAACATACATGAAGTCATAACCACAGTGTTAGCTGAATGAATGTGTACAGGGCATACATACACTGCCCATAATTCCCTGGATCTTTAGAACAGAGAAAGGCTGTGCAAGAGAGGGGGTCGGGGCTGATGGGCAGCATTAAGAGACAATAAGAATGGACACAAGtcccttatcccttcccccttcaccagctcccttctctctctgacaGTGACTGTCCCAGGGGCCTCTTCCTAGCCACCCTGTGCCAAGGTAAGCAGCCCCCCAGATGTGTGTCCTTTCTCACAGACCTCTGTTACCCGCACCATTCACTAAGTTCCCCCAGGTGTAGAACTAGGGCTTGGGAAAAAGGGGGCCATCCCATAGGTTGGACTGAGTCTCCCCATCCCAGATTATCTGAGTCTTCTAGCAAGGGGCTTTGttgttcaacctcctcatttcaaatagggaaactgaggcagggagagattaaatggcttttcGAAGTCATCCCAGACCAGGAACTCGCCTGAGATCAGGATTCCCTGAGAGCAAGGGCTGCCTCTCCTCCCCTAGACCAGGAACTGCCTGAGGGTGGGGGCCCTGTTCCTCTCCCCAGGGGCACAGAATCTGCGATGTGGCCTGAGCATGTCTGTCTCTAGATTGTGGCCGGAGGAAGCTGCCTGTAGACCGTATTGTCGGGGGCCAAGATGCCAGCCTGGGCCGCTGGCCGTGGCAGGTCAGTCTGCGCTATGATGGGTCGCACCTGTGCGGGGGGTCCCTGCTGTCCGGAGACTGGGTGTTGACTGCTGCCCACTGCTTCCCTGAGTGAGTGCCCTCCTGGTGAGGCCCGGGGCTGGCAGGAGGAGAAGGAGCTGACTTTCAGGGGAAATCCTCCCCTAAGAGCCCAAGGGGTATTCTGGGGTGGGCACATCCCTCCTAATTTCTAGTCCAAGACCAGCTGATGGAGGGAGGAAGCTATCCTACTCTTTCTTGCTCTAGACGGAACCGGGTCGTGTCACGGTGGAGAGTTTTTGCGGGTGCTGTGGCCCAGGCATCGACCCAGGGACTCCAGCTTGGGGTCCAGGCTGTGGTGTACCACGGAGGCTACCTCCCCTTCCGGGACCCCAACAGTGAAGAGAACAGTAATGACATTGCTCTGGTGCACCTGTCCAGTCCCCTGCCCCTCACTGGTGAGCTGGGAGGGCAGCCTGGGTTTTGGAggcagagaggggaaaaaagaaacagtcaCTTGCATCCTAGGAGGGACACGAGGGGGACAGGGGGGTCGGGGTGGGTGTTTGGGGACAAGATGCCTGGCTCCAGGGAGGCAGCAGAAAACTGGCTGGGTTGCCTCTTTCCCCCCCACAGAATACATCCAACCTGTCTGCCTCCCAGCTGCTGGTCAGGCCTTGGTGGATGGGAAGATTTGCACCGTAACAGGCTGGGGAAACACTCAGTATTATGGTGAGTGAAGACGTTCCCTGGGCTCCAAGGTGGGAGGGCAGGGTAGGCCCACCGTCTTTGAAAAGTAagaaggaaggggcagctgggtagctcagtggatggagagccagacctagagatggaggtgctaggttcaaatgtggcctcagacacttcccagctaggtgaccctgggcaagtcacttaacccccattgcctagcccttactgctcttcttccttggagccagtacacagtattgattctgagatggaaggtaaaggcttaaaataaacaaacaaataaatgaatgaatgaatggaaggatggatggatggatggataaatgaataaataaataagatggaGTTCTCTACTGATACAGGGACCTAGGAGGGGCAATGAGGAGCTCCATCTCTCATAGACCttctcctccaccccccccccaatatctcTACAGGCCAACAGGCGAATATGCTACAGGAAGCACGAGTTCCTATTATCAGCAACACGGTCTGCAATAGCCCTGACTTCTACGGGAACCAGATCAAACCCAAAATGTTCTGTGCTGGCTACACTGAGGGGGGCATCGATGCCTGCCAGGTGGGGAGCTACTCCCTAATGCCCAACTGGCCAGCTTCCCTCCCCAACCTCATCTCCCCCACCCTGACCCCCCCATATTCCCCATTCATTAGCAGCAACAGACACCCAGGAGCCTTGGTCAGGTTTCTACTTGGACACAGGGTAGGCCTGGACATCCCCTGTCCAAAACTGGCCTTTTTTGGGGTGGGAAGAAATCTGGAGTCAAGAGAAGCTGAGACCCCGGATCCCTTCAAATGATGGGAGACTCTGAAactgggagaaggaaggggcaTTTAAAGATATTTGTCATCGTGCCAGCCCGCCATTTCTCCTGAAAGAACCCAGGCTTCCTGGCCTCCAGTCTTGCCTCTGTTCATCTGCAGGGAGACAGCGGGGGCCCTTTTGTGTGTGAGGATAATATCTCCAGGACACCTCGATGGAGGCTGTGTGGGATAGTGAGCTGGGGAACAGGCTGTGCCCTTGCCCACAAGCCTGGGGTTTACACAAAAGTTGGAGAATACCAGGAGTGGATCTACCGAGCCATGAAGGTACTGAGGTTGGAAGGGAAGGTGCAAAAGCAGGTTCACCCTTCCCTATAACCCCCTATTCTGTCCTGCTAAAACAAGCCAAGTGAAAGTGAGAATGGGAGAAATGGGGGCCAGAGCAGCCTTCAAAGCATTTCTATACCTGCCCAATGGGTCCAGCCCCTCTTCTCTAGTCTCACGGCCACTGCCAGAGGGTAGGTTGCTCTTGATACTGcattttctgactcttcatgaccccatttggggttttcttggcaaagatactagagtggttggccatttccttctccagctcattttacagatgaggaaactgaggccaacagggtggagtgacttgcccagggtcacacagctagaaattgtctgaggctggatttgaattcaggtccttctaactctaggcccagcattctatccactgtgccacccagcctTCCCTTAAGTTCTGTCTCTCCATTCCTGTCCATCCTCACTTTTGTGTcttgtgaagtgtgaatcaaactttgtctgtcaatcagcaatttttaatttaatcaacccCAAACtgtgaactcccttacttagtattaagtagGCGTGTTTTGAGTTTTgggttgattaaattaaaagctgCTGATTGATAGAccaagaaagtttgattcacacttcacactTTGATCCACTTGataaggtatttattaagcatctacaatgtgtcaggcactacCGCAGGTCCCTGTCCTTAAGGGGGGGATACATCAGTGGCTCCAGATAATCACCATAGAatagaatataaacaaaatagacCCAAAAAGTGAAGAGGAGGTGGGCTATCTAACAACTGGGAGAAACAGAAACAGGCTTCAGAAGGAAGATGGTGGCTTTTCAGCTGAACCTTGGGAGACGTTTGAGGAGGGAAAGTATTCCAAGCATGGCGGGCCACACAGGCAAAACCCATTAAGGCTGGAGGTGTAGATGAGCGTGAATAGTGTAGGCCCCTTTGGGCCTCGTGTAACCCCGTTTGAGCCCTCTTGCATGCCTCGTGCTTTACTCTGGAAAATCCCTATTTTTTGATGTCAGTCACCCTAGTAGAACGTAAGCGCCACGAGGGCAAGGCTTGGTGTCTCCCCCAGCCTCTTGGGGCGGCACAAAGTGGATACTTAATCAGGCTCTATTGGATTTGAAATGCTTGTTTGGGGTAAGCGAGGGGTCCCGGGACGAGGAATCATTTTAACATTACGCCCTCACCTCTCCCTGATGTGGTGGCTATGGAGTGAGTGGCAATAAGGTCTGATTTCAAGAGGGTTCCATCCTGGAGCAAACACTAGGCACGCATTAAATAACCAGAACTCAGCCCCTACTTTTCACCAAGATTCAGTTTACAGAGCAGAAGGCCGGGCCTAGTGAGAGAATGCCAAGGCCaaggatgctgggatttagaagCCTGGaccaggaggggaggggagggcaagGGAAGGGCATGTTACTACCCGCCGTCTTACCTTCTCTCTCCAGACTCACTCCGAGGACAGTGGGATAGTGACCCAACTCTGACACCCCTGCTTCTCCTCCCGGGGGACCTGCTTCCCCTCCTCTCCGTATCCTCTGCTGGTCCTGAGGGGACgctccccagcacttagcagtgGAAGACAATCTATGGCTCAGAGAGC
Protein-coding regions in this window:
- the HPN gene encoding serine protease hepsin, with the translated sequence MAEKESGQKVQCWSLPKIVAVIAGGILLLAGIGAASWAIVTVLMRSDQEVLYPVQVSPADLRLTVFDGTEGTWRLLCSSRANSRVASLSCEEMGFIRSLTHSELDVRVFGTNGTLGYFCVDEERLPYARRLSEVISVCDCPRGLFLATLCQDCGRRKLPVDRIVGGQDASLGRWPWQVSLRYDGSHLCGGSLLSGDWVLTAAHCFPERNRVVSRWRVFAGAVAQASTQGLQLGVQAVVYHGGYLPFRDPNSEENSNDIALVHLSSPLPLTEYIQPVCLPAAGQALVDGKICTVTGWGNTQYYGQQANMLQEARVPIISNTVCNSPDFYGNQIKPKMFCAGYTEGGIDACQGDSGGPFVCEDNISRTPRWRLCGIVSWGTGCALAHKPGVYTKVGEYQEWIYRAMKTHSEDSGIVTQL